From one Rosa rugosa chromosome 4, drRosRugo1.1, whole genome shotgun sequence genomic stretch:
- the LOC133745420 gene encoding uncharacterized protein LOC133745420 isoform X2, which translates to MATSAFKSTTKRTPIGSSPAPAEDSSSVNRSHRRSRSLSCFSRRLPEPPAEEFEVNPTPRRKFVNTVRGSGFPEISLDDLAIELFDSGSDERGGRSALRSSETTPAQRRGRSVSRHGPRVSGGGGETRGRAGNSSGGGKVVSESKGNSRQRRSVSVARYQMSDSESDLDHTHNLSTAKSKNFTSGNNQTPLSRKSLDSNYRPGLRRSLSQKDLKCHDGYSSSVLTDDEGKDAYIYKNGAEKTIRAVYSEKKAEHPAGNDVKSGLYEVMRKELRHAVEEIRTELEQEKGKTKSTVPAPGDSLRSNGSDVLQAVSSIRKNYSSKLEQSEKRKQDLLAEIVLEEQHSRELSKIVKELLPEPKKIVSPDRPSRTRRRSNDKGRVSKRLTEEAERYIEDFISNVEDTDISSLDGERSDTSSSLGGIMKGETFQSPAMSTPPPPVFMDGVVLPWLRWETSNDGTPMGCRNKTEPPMTPKSFSWGASQEVTNAQDHSQSASSRGSWSPGIIDSLPFNVMENASSKIGESGNYQRQSHPGGSNPLRFDMEKYLQLKNNEDFLLETLKQQRRIGSGGLLLCNRMLI; encoded by the exons ATGGCGACCTCGGCGTTCAAATCGACGACGAAGCGGACGCCGATCGGGAGCTCTCCGGCTCCGGCGGAGGACTCGTCTTCGGTTAATCGGTCACACCGGCGCTCGCGGAGCCTCAGCTGCTTCTCGCGCCGGCTGCCGGAGCCGCCGGCCGAGGAGTTTGAAGTCAATCCGACTCCCAGGAGGAAGTTTGTGAACACGGTCAGGGGCTCGGGGTTCCCGGAGATTAGTCTTGATGACCTGGCTATTGAGCTGTTTGATTCTGGCTCGGATGAGAGAGGAGGACGCTCGGCGTTGCGGAGTTCCGAAACTACCCCTGCCCAGAGGCGGGGGAGGTCAGTGTCGAGGCACGGCCCGAGGGTGAGCGGCGGCGGTGGTGAGACGAGGGGCCGTGCTGGTAATAGCTCAGGTGGAGGGAAGGTAGTTTCGGAAAGTAAGGGAAATTCGAGGCAAAGGCGATCGGTTTCTGTTGCTCGGTATCAGATGAGCGATTCCGAG AGTGATCTCGATCATACTCATAATCTTAGCACTGCTAAGTCGAAGAACTTCACTAGCGGTAACAACCAGACGCCCTTGTCCCGTAAGTCATTGGATTCAAATTATAGGCCAGGATTGAGAAGGTCTCTTAGCCAAAAAGATTTGAAGTGCCATGATGGTTACTCT TCTTCTGTCCTAACTGATGATGAGGGGaaggatgcttatatctataaAAATGGGGCTGAGAAGACTATACGAGCTGTATATTCAGAGAAGAAG GCAGAGCACCCTGCTGGTAATGatgtgaaaagtggactttatGAAGTAATGCGAAAAGAACTTAGACATGCTGTGGAGGAGATTAGGACAGAACTTGAACAG GAAAAGGGCAAAACAAAATCTACTGTTCCAGCACCTGGTGATTCCTTGCGATCTAACGGTTCAGATGTACTTCAGGCTGTTTCTTCAATCAGGAAGAATTATTCTTCCAAATTGGAACAG TCAGAAAAGCGTAAACAAGATTTATTAGCAGAAATAGTGCTGGAGGAACAACACAGTAGGGAACTGTCAAAGATTGTAAAAGAATTGCTCCCTGAGCCAAAGAAAATTGTCAGTCCAGACAGACCGTCACGAACTAGAAGG AGGAGCAATGACAAAGGTAGGGTGTCTAAGCGATTGACTGAGGAAGCAGAAAGATATATTGAGGACTTCATTTCAAATGTTGAAGACACAGATATATCATCACTTGATGGTGAAAGAAGTGATACAAGTTCGAGCTTAGGAGGAATAATGAAGGGCGAAACTTTTCAGAGTCCAGCCATGtcaactcctcctcctcctgtttTCATGGACGGCGTTGTACTGCCTTGGTTGCGGTGGGAGACTAGTAATGATGGTACTCCTATGGGGTGCAGGAATAAGACTGAACCACCAATGACCCCGAAGTCTTTTTCATGGGGTGCTTCTCAG GAAGTgaccaatgcacaagaccataGTCAGTCTGCTAGCAGCCGCGGGAGTTGGAGCCCTGGAATAATCGATTCCCTGCCATTTAACGTCATGGAAAATGCATCCAGTAAAATTGGAGAATCTGGTAATTACCAGCGTCAATCACACCCGGGCGGGTCAAATCCTTTACGCTTTGACATGGAAAAGTATCTCCAGCTTAAAAACAATGAAGATTTTCTCTTAGAAACACTGAAGCAACAGCGCAGAATTGGTTCTGGGGGCCTGTTGCTTTGTAATAGAATGTTGATTTAG
- the LOC133745420 gene encoding uncharacterized protein LOC133745420 isoform X1, with protein MATSAFKSTTKRTPIGSSPAPAEDSSSVNRSHRRSRSLSCFSRRLPEPPAEEFEVNPTPRRKFVNTVRGSGFPEISLDDLAIELFDSGSDERGGRSALRSSETTPAQRRGRSVSRHGPRVSGGGGETRGRAGNSSGGGKVVSESKGNSRQRRSVSVARYQMSDSESDLDHTHNLSTAKSKNFTSGNNQTPLSRKSLDSNYRPGLRRSLSQKDLKCHDGYSSQSSVLTDDEGKDAYIYKNGAEKTIRAVYSEKKAEHPAGNDVKSGLYEVMRKELRHAVEEIRTELEQEKGKTKSTVPAPGDSLRSNGSDVLQAVSSIRKNYSSKLEQSEKRKQDLLAEIVLEEQHSRELSKIVKELLPEPKKIVSPDRPSRTRRRSNDKGRVSKRLTEEAERYIEDFISNVEDTDISSLDGERSDTSSSLGGIMKGETFQSPAMSTPPPPVFMDGVVLPWLRWETSNDGTPMGCRNKTEPPMTPKSFSWGASQEVTNAQDHSQSASSRGSWSPGIIDSLPFNVMENASSKIGESGNYQRQSHPGGSNPLRFDMEKYLQLKNNEDFLLETLKQQRRIGSGGLLLCNRMLI; from the exons ATGGCGACCTCGGCGTTCAAATCGACGACGAAGCGGACGCCGATCGGGAGCTCTCCGGCTCCGGCGGAGGACTCGTCTTCGGTTAATCGGTCACACCGGCGCTCGCGGAGCCTCAGCTGCTTCTCGCGCCGGCTGCCGGAGCCGCCGGCCGAGGAGTTTGAAGTCAATCCGACTCCCAGGAGGAAGTTTGTGAACACGGTCAGGGGCTCGGGGTTCCCGGAGATTAGTCTTGATGACCTGGCTATTGAGCTGTTTGATTCTGGCTCGGATGAGAGAGGAGGACGCTCGGCGTTGCGGAGTTCCGAAACTACCCCTGCCCAGAGGCGGGGGAGGTCAGTGTCGAGGCACGGCCCGAGGGTGAGCGGCGGCGGTGGTGAGACGAGGGGCCGTGCTGGTAATAGCTCAGGTGGAGGGAAGGTAGTTTCGGAAAGTAAGGGAAATTCGAGGCAAAGGCGATCGGTTTCTGTTGCTCGGTATCAGATGAGCGATTCCGAG AGTGATCTCGATCATACTCATAATCTTAGCACTGCTAAGTCGAAGAACTTCACTAGCGGTAACAACCAGACGCCCTTGTCCCGTAAGTCATTGGATTCAAATTATAGGCCAGGATTGAGAAGGTCTCTTAGCCAAAAAGATTTGAAGTGCCATGATGGTTACTCT AGCCAGTCTTCTGTCCTAACTGATGATGAGGGGaaggatgcttatatctataaAAATGGGGCTGAGAAGACTATACGAGCTGTATATTCAGAGAAGAAG GCAGAGCACCCTGCTGGTAATGatgtgaaaagtggactttatGAAGTAATGCGAAAAGAACTTAGACATGCTGTGGAGGAGATTAGGACAGAACTTGAACAG GAAAAGGGCAAAACAAAATCTACTGTTCCAGCACCTGGTGATTCCTTGCGATCTAACGGTTCAGATGTACTTCAGGCTGTTTCTTCAATCAGGAAGAATTATTCTTCCAAATTGGAACAG TCAGAAAAGCGTAAACAAGATTTATTAGCAGAAATAGTGCTGGAGGAACAACACAGTAGGGAACTGTCAAAGATTGTAAAAGAATTGCTCCCTGAGCCAAAGAAAATTGTCAGTCCAGACAGACCGTCACGAACTAGAAGG AGGAGCAATGACAAAGGTAGGGTGTCTAAGCGATTGACTGAGGAAGCAGAAAGATATATTGAGGACTTCATTTCAAATGTTGAAGACACAGATATATCATCACTTGATGGTGAAAGAAGTGATACAAGTTCGAGCTTAGGAGGAATAATGAAGGGCGAAACTTTTCAGAGTCCAGCCATGtcaactcctcctcctcctgtttTCATGGACGGCGTTGTACTGCCTTGGTTGCGGTGGGAGACTAGTAATGATGGTACTCCTATGGGGTGCAGGAATAAGACTGAACCACCAATGACCCCGAAGTCTTTTTCATGGGGTGCTTCTCAG GAAGTgaccaatgcacaagaccataGTCAGTCTGCTAGCAGCCGCGGGAGTTGGAGCCCTGGAATAATCGATTCCCTGCCATTTAACGTCATGGAAAATGCATCCAGTAAAATTGGAGAATCTGGTAATTACCAGCGTCAATCACACCCGGGCGGGTCAAATCCTTTACGCTTTGACATGGAAAAGTATCTCCAGCTTAAAAACAATGAAGATTTTCTCTTAGAAACACTGAAGCAACAGCGCAGAATTGGTTCTGGGGGCCTGTTGCTTTGTAATAGAATGTTGATTTAG